The Anaerolineae bacterium genome has a segment encoding these proteins:
- a CDS encoding cell division protein FtsH: protein MSTGWTKNGFVYLLILVAAAALFFSIFPQGDQSQAVELTTVAEWIKRGDVEAIRIRGDELLIKRRGSVQPVLSRKEPGVGLTKTLLALGVSPEQLKSLDLQVEPIGQLGNWLALLGSLLPLVFVGALFFFLLRQAQGSNNQAIAFGKSRARMFTGDKPTVTFDD, encoded by the coding sequence GTGAGCACGGGATGGACGAAGAATGGTTTTGTATACCTGTTAATCCTGGTGGCTGCTGCTGCGTTGTTTTTCAGCATCTTCCCTCAGGGAGATCAATCTCAGGCGGTCGAGCTCACCACCGTAGCCGAGTGGATCAAGCGCGGCGACGTAGAGGCGATTCGAATCAGAGGGGATGAATTGCTCATTAAGCGGCGAGGCAGCGTCCAGCCTGTCCTCTCACGCAAGGAGCCAGGAGTTGGCCTGACTAAAACGCTCTTGGCACTCGGCGTATCACCAGAGCAGTTGAAAAGCCTCGATCTCCAGGTAGAGCCGATAGGGCAGTTGGGCAACTGGCTAGCGTTACTGGGCAGTTTGTTGCCCCTGGTCTTCGTGGGCGCGCTTTTCTTCTTCCTGCTGCGGCAGGCCCAAGGGAGCAACAATCAGGCCATTGCGTTTGGGAAGAGCCGGGCGCGGATGTTCACGGGGGACAAGCCGACGGTGACGTTTGACGATG